From the Centropristis striata isolate RG_2023a ecotype Rhode Island chromosome 5, C.striata_1.0, whole genome shotgun sequence genome, the window ATTTATCCTTCACAATGGTTTGACCATAGCCCCCACTTGTTCTGATAAAACGTGTAGCAAATCGTGTTCCTAGAACATATTCAACTGGATCAATTTTTCCCCATTTCTCAGAAAAGTATTTCATTCTCTTACTCTCAGTGTTTAAAGGAAGGAAAGGATCCAATGCATTCTGAAAACATTGATCAATTTTGGAATCAACAACACTTTTCATTGGCTCCTGTAAGTCaagactatttttcaaatgtaCTTGTTTTAAACGGTCAAGGTCTCCAATTACTTCTTGTACAGTACTCACAGTTAAATCAATCGTAGTCACCGGATTGCCAACACGCTTAAGTTCTGCCACAATATTTGCACAATTTTTGGCTATGTGCCTTTCTAGTAGTACAGACTCAGAAGGTGAACCCTGATCTGGCAAGTCTGTCTCCTCGGATGAAGTGAAGTTTGTAGAGGTGGAACATTCCCCATCATCAACATTCAAGTTGTCATTTGTACAACACTTACTGAGATGCTTTCTTAAACCTGAGAAACTATGATATACATGGGAACAGCCTCTTTGGCCACATTTTAACTTCAGGCTTCTGCCCGAACAAAGACCATGAACAAGTTTGAAGTGCCGTATAAGgccattagcattagcttgaCTCTTCTGACAAATGAAACAGATCATTCTTGTCTACTGCAGCATTCGTGCTCTGAGCTCAGCCACTCTTGGATTGACTTTAGTGATTTCAACATCTATGTCATAGATGGCTGTTTGCAAGAAAGTGTACACATTTGTAAGGTCATGGCAGTAAGTGGTACCGAAAACATAATGAGCTTTAAAAAGCTCATCGAATGCAGCCAGTGAATTGGAAGACTTGCATGGCAAGGCCTGTTTGTCAACAACAATGAAGTAAGACTGGATCCTACTTTTCTTTGGTCCAACTGCAAGTAGATACGGCTGGAGACTCTGCGTGATGCCCTCCAAATGGCCCTCTATGCTGACACCAGTCTGAGAAAGGAAACACACAAGAGACCAAATGTCAAGAGGAAACCTGTATAAGGAGGGTTTACATATTACAAACTAGCTTTCATCATTGtttgtgacaaaaacaaaatatgccTTTGATGAAAGATCGAAAATAAAAGGTATTATGCGAATCAAGTTACAATTACTATATTCATTTATCCTTTTTCACACAAAGCAAAGACAAAAAGAGTACCTTCAAAACAGCTTTGAGAAatagtattgtattgtatagtattgtatatatattctaaagAAACATGTCTGTTTTTGAATACAGTTTTGCTATTCTTTCATCTGTGTCTTGTCAACAtaagaacaagacattttggagCAGTTTCAATCTAACCAtcagtttttttgttcaaaaggtgcactgtgcaatatttttttgcaggtTATTTCCAAACTTCATGTATACTTACCACCACCACCAAATTCTAAGTATTCATTATGACTGGGGAAATTGCACTTTTCAGAAATGAATTTTGAATTTCTAGAAATATAAATTTTAGCTGAACATTATAGTTTCAATGAGCAGCTTAGTTGCAATACCGACTGTGGCCACAATCCTACACAGTTCACCTTTAAAGGACCAGTGGTTCTTAACCTTTTTTGTGCCCCCTTGACCCATCATAAGCCTGCCAATGCCCCCCTTATTAgtattaacaaataaaatagatcaaTTGCAACTGAGACCCCCCAACAAGCTGTCTCCTTCTCAACACCCTCGAAGGGCCCCCAGTAGGCTTTAGAGccgagaaaaaaatactttagacTGAAACTTCACCTTGATGAATTTCACCACACGATCACACGCTTCCTGAGCTGAAATCCTTCCTGGCCTTTTGCGCCCTGGATTGGAGGGTGGTAGAAGGTGGACCAGCAGCAGTATGGATGACATGTCACTGTCCCAACCTGGATTGCACAAGACAGAcaacatgtatatataaaacaaatgaagTCGTCTAAGACCCCAGTTGTCTAAAAATGCAGTTTGGAAATAACAGTAACTGTGTATACACCAAAGGCGATCTAATAGACCTATGCGATGGAAGTCATTATTTCTGGTGTACATGCACATTAAGGAGGACAGGAATAAAAGTAAGAGGATAGTGTGGAGTGGTGGACTATCCATTCACCACAAACACATTGACttggtttttttgcaaattacttTTCTACAGTCATTACTGTTACCTTCTTCAACTTCAGTAGCAACAGCATTCTGGATGAGGTCTTGGAGCTCCCCAGTCTGTGTCAGGCCACGGCTCTGTGAAATgacttttggttttatgttgGTGGACCATTTCTCCATCAGCTTTGCAGAGGTTGAGTCACCAAAGAGAAGTGCAAAATCCTGCTCAATCTACAAAACAGACAGTAGAGAAACCAGTGATGTATAAAATGCAGCTGAAGTATCACTCTGGAATTCACATTTTTAAGAATACTTAAAGACTAACCAGGCCTGGTATGTCCATAAATCTTGGAAAAATGGCGAGAATATCAGTTGACTTGTCAGTGTCACGCAGAATCCTCTGGCGATAGACAAGGGTTAACCTCATCTTTTCCTTCACCACCGATTCATCAGCCGTGTGCTTCATCAGAGCAATCGCTTCCTGACACTGGCGTTCATCGCTCAACCAATTGCCTTCCTGGCAAGGATCTCTGTCAACAGATGGCCCAcctgaaataacaaaaatatacatttttagggTACGTTCTTACTGTAACTACAAAAAGTGTTTGATTAAACATTGGGAGACGCTTTATaaccaaagcgacttacaatggAGGACATAATCATAGCCAACATCACTAGCAGACAAAGTACAAAGGAAATATACAGAACAACAAGTGCAGATGCAGAGAGGGGTTAGATAgggttttttaggtttttaagtagagtacacacacatacacatcatgTCAAGAGTCTGGCCTACGACTAGGGCAGCTCAAGCCTTAGTGTAGTAGATCACGAAAGAGGAGAGTCTTTACTTGAGGCTGAAAGAGATGTGCTTTATTTTGCCTGCCTATTAAACCAAAGTTTAAACTAAAAGTCCCTGCACTTGGTGGCCATATTAGCTATGAGAGATAATCAAATGTATCCATAAATTGTGCTTTTTTAGTAATCATACTGTCACTGCCTAATCTGTAGAAAAATATATTGGAAAtgtaaatagaagaaaaaataacaatgtttattttaaggTGGCAGTGGAAGTTGACAATTAGCTATGATgtgtaataacaataacttaagtaAGTCACCTGCTTGCGGTAGTCGTGGACGCTTAACTCGTCCCTCTGATGCTTc encodes:
- the LOC131971514 gene encoding uncharacterized protein LOC131971514; its protein translation is MDIKVFDESRTEVDQEAFEYLMKQPNVPVLEIVIPETTSEDSFNSGSLADAEASSGSDDTLILTRSPRALRRGEKYRLAQMVEDILKGSPGGDKIMNEYARTKCLSDSRRRDLVKILVAHMTKEHGTSPPRRVKEDYALGIISLFPYLADPRSKLGYEHYYNAEDGSGYLAWRIKTLQKEASEGRVKRPRLPQAGGPSVDRDPCQEGNWLSDERQCQEAIALMKHTADESVVKEKMRLTLVYRQRILRDTDKSTDILAIFPRFMDIPGLIEQDFALLFGDSTSAKLMEKWSTNIKPKVISQSRGLTQTGELQDLIQNAVATEVEEGWDSDMSSILLLVHLLPPSNPGRKRPGRISAQEACDRVVKFIKTGVSIEGHLEGITQSLQPYLLAVGPKKTIYDIDVEITKVNPRVAELRARMLQ